Proteins encoded in a region of the Triticum dicoccoides isolate Atlit2015 ecotype Zavitan chromosome 3A, WEW_v2.0, whole genome shotgun sequence genome:
- the LOC119272890 gene encoding uncharacterized protein LOC119272890, whose amino-acid sequence MHESPSHHDGMDIAMLAQLFDSWPNSNEYHISECDTILLPCDILGLFLLFILDQQKKVVSILDPLSIPTFGKHILKTMVNDLNLALQTANPAFKDDILKWGCKVPVVPTNPYGPLSGYLIFNLMHSWHDGTLHFPVPKDDFELRKRFLVHILKYEENEVLNNIPVLERSIIDRIKRWTFQDHHQMMITR is encoded by the exons ATGCACGAGTCCCCAAGTCATCATGATGGTATGGACATTGCTATGTTGGCACAACTATTTGATAGCTGGCCTAATAGCAACGAGTATCATATCTCAGAATGTGATACG ATTTTATTGCCTTGTGATATTCTTGGACTATTTTTGTTGTTCATCTTGGACCAACAAAAAAAAGTTGTTTCTATTTTGGACCCGCTTTCAATACCTACTTTTGGAAAGCATATACTTAAAACTATGGTCAACGATCTAAACCTTGCACTTCAAACTGCAAACCCTGCCTTTAAGGACGACATTTTGAAATGGGGATGCAAAGTTCCTGTTGTTCCCACAAATCCATACGG TCCCCTATCTGGTTATTTGATTTTCAATTTAATGCACTCATGGCATGATGGAACACTACATTTTCCAGTACCCAAG GATGATTTTGAACTGAGGAAGCGCTTTTTggttcatattttgaagtatgaagAAAATGAAGTTCTAAACAATATCCCAGTCTTAGAACGAAGCATTATAGATCGAATCAAAAGATGGACCTTCCAGGATCATCATCAAATGATGATTACTAGATAA